CCATGGCGGCCGATCCTTCTATACCTCGTATTGGCTGGACGTGGTGTTGAAGACGCCAATGGCGACGGATGAGCGACTCCCCCTTTGGAAAAGGGGGATCAAGGGGGATTTGTTTGTGTGGCGGGGCGGTTTCCCTTGTGGCAGTCGGATTGTCCACTACCAAACTAACTTTGACGTTGCCGTGGCAACGCCACTCATGCCGACTCTTGAAACCACCGGCTTAGTTACAGTATACAAATGGGCATTAAGGAGGATTATTGAGATGAAGATTAAACAGATTTACCACATCGGACTGCCGTGCAACGATTTGGAGCGCGGGGTGAAATTCTACACCGAAGTCTTGGGCATGAAATGCACTAAGATCGGCTACGACACCGAAAGCGGCGGGCCGTACAAAGATAAATACGGCATGTTTCCCAACATCGCCCGGCTGTTCATGGAAGATGGCATGTGCTTGGTGCTGTTCCAACGGCCGGAAGAAGTGGAACGCGGCGATTTCGACGAAGGCACTTCGCACTTGGCCTTGGAAGTGGCTTCCGAAGAGTTCGACAAAGCCGCCGATGAACTGAAGAAAGCTGGCGTCAAGGTATCCATCGATAAGCCGGTGGTGCGGCCGACGGGTAAAGCGATTTACTTTTACGACACTGAGCAGAATTATATTCAGCTCTGGTCGCGGCCGTAGGGGGCAGTAGCCAGAAGTCAGAATTCAGTAGTCAGAAGTCGGACGAAAAGAAAATTCCCCGAGTTTCCTGAGCAAAATGTTCAGGGGGCTCGGGGAATGTCTTTTTCGCCGTCGGCCAAGCGCCGCGCGGTGGTTAAGAATCCCGTGTGGGCGACCATGCGATGTTGCGGGCGGACGCTCATGCCTTTGATATGCCAGAAGCGCATCAACGTTTCAGAGGTCTCGATGCAGGCAAAGCGTTTATCGTCGCGCAGAGCGTCAACTAAACTTTTCACCTGAATGACAGTCGGTAGGTAACAGAGCAAGATGCCGCCGGGCCGGAGCGCCATGTAAGCCGGTTCGACGACATGCCACGGCTCGGGCAAATCCAACATCACGCGATCGACATCGCCGACATCGATGGCGGTGGCGACATCGCCCAAGGTCACTTTCCAATTGGGCGCCGGGCCGAAATAGCGTGAGACATTTTTTTGCGCCAACTCGGCGAAGTCTTCGCGCAGCTCGTAGGAAAAAAGCTGTCCCTCGGGGCCGATGGCGCGGAGCAGCGCCATGCTCAGCGCGCCGGCGCCGACGCCGGCTTCGACCACGCGGGCGCCGGGAAACAGATCAGCCCAAATCAAAATCGGTCCGAGATCTTTGGGATAAATTACCTGGGCGGTGCGCGGCAGGTTGGGAATCAGCTGCGGCAGGCTCGGGCGAAAAACCAAGAACGGTTCGTTGTAGGACGACTTGACCACGCAGCCTTCGTCGCGGCCGATGATGTCTTCGACGGCAATCTTGCCGCCGCGGATGGCGATCGGCCGGCGTTGATCGAGGCGCGATAAATATTCGCGGTCCTTGCGATCGAGCAAGACGACCGGTTCGTCGGCGGCTAGGGGACCTCTGCGATAATTGCTGTTCATATTTATTTTAATTGCGGGTTGGTTGCTAATTATGATTCAAATCTATTCACCACGAAGGCACGAAGGGTTCGGATAATTAGGAAGGCGGGTTTGAAACCCGCCCCTACGAGACCTTCGTGCTCTTCGTGGTGAATAATCTTCACGCCAATTACTTGATGGTGTACTTGCCGAGGCCTTTGCGTTGCAGCTCTTCGACGATTTCGCGGACTTCTTGGGAGCGGCTGAGATCGCCG
The sequence above is a segment of the Deltaproteobacteria bacterium genome. Coding sequences within it:
- a CDS encoding VOC family protein, which encodes MFSGIALDVKLRGVWKIPLNLPLQRETLRFPRHGGRSFYTSYWLDVVLKTPMATDERLPLWKRGIKGDLFVWRGGFPCGSRIVHYQTNFDVAVATPLMPTLETTGLVTVYKWALRRIIEMKIKQIYHIGLPCNDLERGVKFYTEVLGMKCTKIGYDTESGGPYKDKYGMFPNIARLFMEDGMCLVLFQRPEEVERGDFDEGTSHLALEVASEEFDKAADELKKAGVKVSIDKPVVRPTGKAIYFYDTEQNYIQLWSRP
- a CDS encoding tRNA (adenine-N1)-methyltransferase, with protein sequence MNSNYRRGPLAADEPVVLLDRKDREYLSRLDQRRPIAIRGGKIAVEDIIGRDEGCVVKSSYNEPFLVFRPSLPQLIPNLPRTAQVIYPKDLGPILIWADLFPGARVVEAGVGAGALSMALLRAIGPEGQLFSYELREDFAELAQKNVSRYFGPAPNWKVTLGDVATAIDVGDVDRVMLDLPEPWHVVEPAYMALRPGGILLCYLPTVIQVKSLVDALRDDKRFACIETSETLMRFWHIKGMSVRPQHRMVAHTGFLTTARRLADGEKDIPRAP